The genomic DNA GTGGTGGAGGTGGCGGTGTTTCTTTGTTGACGCATGAAATCAAATCAGACTTTTTCCCGAATCGGAGTTTGCCAAACTCTGACAAAGAAGGTGGATACGGCTGATTTTCATGCTTGAAGAACTCTTCAAGATCTCCGTCGCGCTGTTGGCTGGCAATATACAAACGACTGAAGAGGTAACGGTCACTTGTTACCGCTGTCAACTTTAAGGACGCTTTCGAGATTTGCTTTGGCTGCTGGCGCTTGAACAGTGGCaaggtattctttgaaatcgtaTCGTGAATCGATACAGTCCTTTCATCGATGACGTCTTTTACGAATTTCTTGTACTGGCGTAATCCAAGTTCCTGGATTCTATGCACAGTATCCACGACTGAGGCATCTGCGCAATTGCGTGTGTCAAGGGCAAGTAATTCAGGGCAGTCATCCTTAAAAGGGtttcccatttctgaaattgtACTTACAAGTTGCTTGACATGACTTTGAAAGGTTTTCTGTGTAGAAAGCCCTTGTTCGtggtgttttttcttttcatcaacatttgtttcaCCTTTCAACTGACTTTCGAACTCTTGCAACACTCGAGCAATTTCTGGTCCGGCCACCATCCATCTTCTAAATGCGACAGGACTTTCCGTTAGTCCTACAGCTCCACCTGATCCCTTCACCCTTGCGTTATTTTGCTCGTGTGCCTGGTCGATTGGGatgcttgaaaaagtgttcgatGACTTCGAAATGACCCAGCATTCTCTGAGGATTTGTTGAACGGGGCCTGGTAAGCACTTCATATCTCTTATGTGAATAGGAAGCCACCTCGCGTAATTGGTGTGATCAAGAGTAAAGGACCAAGGAGCAAGAGATTCCAAGGATTCTACGTACAGAGAGAAGTTGTTTTCACGATGTGCTTTCACGAATGCCAGTACTTTGAGTGCCATTTGCATGATCATGTCCCAAAACTTGTACGTTGGGCTGGTCTTAATCATTCCATCGTGCCACTTCTGAAACTCCTCTTCGTCCTGTTGACCGTTTAGTTCCTGAAAGGCAACATGCTGCAGTTTATACAAAGCTGCTGCGGTTACCTGGTGGGCGCGTCTGGTTTTCGTCAAATGCGCTACCTAAGGAAGGAATCTGATGTCCCACTGGATGCTATCCCTGCCTCAGTTAGTGCTGTAGTCCAGCCAGATAAAGCTAGAAGGTCACCACACATGGTCCACAGCGCCATCTCGATGTGTAGGCCACCCAGCATGACAACGTGAACATTTTCCGTACATATTTTTCATtaagttacaacaaatttaaataaaaagaaCTTAGTAAATATCTTCTCGCTAAAACGTTAATATCATAAAGGAAGTGAAATTCATGTGGAATTGAGCTTTATAATGACTACGCGTACGAATATATGTCGTCTTGTTTCGCCTTTTTCTACTACAAAAAGGCAtcatatttttacatttgagcacagcttattaaattttcatactTGGTCTTTATTTTACCTATACCAACACTTACTTCACActgtaatcaacaaattaaattatttcatAGCTCATAATGGCTAACCGTTTTTGACACACCACAACTGAGACTTACTTACAAAaacccccctcccttccccccctGGGGTATTTTTTTGCGGCACCCCTTCTGAAATGATTAGTTATACTCTAAACTACATTTGTGCCAAGTTTGGTGCTTTTACGCGTCTTGTCAcgattttcgtaatttttcGACCTAACAGACCGGACTACACCATCTGTCTCAGTTCTATAGAGTGGGGTAACAAGACGAGTACTATTATCGCTGTTGGAGCGCAGAGCTCGCACTGGCCTATTCACAACCAGTAAATCACTGAGATATGATGGTGCCTGACCGTTTAGTACTTTAAAAGTCAGTAGCAATATCTTAAAGACAATTCTCTTCTTCACTGGTAGCCAGTGAAGTGTTTGAAGGATTGAAGTGACATGCTCGAACTTCTTGGTCAAAGTGACTAATCTAGCAGCGGAGATTTGAATTCGTTGTAATTTGATCAAGTCCTTGTCAGGGAGGCCATATATtaagctattacaataatccagTTTAGAAGTTATAAAAGCGTGAACGAGCTTTTCTGTAGAAGCAGTGTTGAGATATCGTCGAATCTGACCAATACGTCTCAATCAGTAGGAAGCTGATTtacatatattattaatatgagATGACATTTTCAAATGATGGTCAAGAATCACACCCAAATCTCGTGCCTCAGATGTTAGCTCTTTGACAGAATTTCCTATGGTGACATGCGTGATGGAATCAACATCAAGGAAACGCGATGTAAAATGAAGAACTTCGGTCTTAGATGTGTTACACAGTAGCTTATTATCTTTCATCCACTGTATGATGTCATTGGCACAGTGTTCCAACGTCTCAAGACCTGATGATCTTCTAGAATTCTGTGTAATGAGATACAGTTGCGTGTCATAGACGtttcgcaaaaaaaaattgcgattttcccaaaatgcgatttgaaaatgaaattagaaaacgttcaaatttgccgccattttggctcaccattcgccttagtcttctatcgattcttctcggtcacaatactgctgtgacgtagattaaggaacacgtgacttcaagtgaaaaaggattagcgatataaacagtatagtaaggaataattcccttggaaatgcctaaaagatgcgtaaccactcgatgtaacaacacagctgatcctaaaaaaagaataagtataCGTAGGAATCCGAGTTCGACTCGCAAAACGCAATACctaaaaaaagaaggaaaaatagctgcagattttgtcttggtaaaaagaagcccggtaaaacttcttcactgtgctagattcacttcaaagagtatgactttcagtattgtatggacagcaaaacgaaaagatcgttgaaggcggatgagattcgcttacaggaacagacataagcgttgactttaattccctggcgagaccttccttatcctcttgttcttttctgtaattttgtagccattcctcgtctgctaatggttcttccacgtagggttccgtgtagttctgggtttcagtgctagcactggctgactcgtcgagaccggcaactactcgcctcaaattctttttttcaaatcgccagtttattcacttccagattcagaggcactttccttgatgataaatataggcatgattgatttttttgtttactgaaaaataccaaaaacgatcgctgagcgataccttggcgttgatgATTAGTACGAAAAgataagacccacgccaacaagcattccttaatctacgtgacagcgagcccgtgaggtcctgaccagcgaaaggggtgtaccaaataaaagtaggattgaaaaaatagtagaaaattcgcctctcgctggaattgaaaaattctttcgccaaagttcattttttaatatggactttcaaataggaaaataaaagttttgaggttatgggcactttaagggtgtggtgtttttatggcgattcggaccgttgctttgtTACGCGAGAGCgatttgtgggacgagatcgccgcgtgtcaccagcctttcttctctttatgaggggaaatgacaactaacgacatcgtaaaaattcgaaagccacaaacccgtctaaaacggagaCAGTTTGTGCTGATTGCACAAAAAAGACGAGGGCAACTGTGCGTAGAAGTAAgtaaagtttatttctacatttacagcttattttagcatttataagctcaaagttaactTTCCTATACAttaagtctataaatcgtataccgagcttgggctgcctgtgggcCAATGAGCTTTTTACCAAAAACGCGAGATCTTGGATCACGTTTATGAATCAACGACTGGATCAACCTGTGGGACATTTTTACAGCCAGTACAGTTTGAGTGTGCagtacatttcttttttcagaaaTTCTAAAATAGATGACGAATCCCAAAAACTCAAATTACTTGATCACCAAGAAACCTATTAGGAATAGCTTGCTTCTATCTATGTCCGTGAGTCTTGGCTTGGATCCTTTCTTCAGCGGCCGGAGAAATCCACCAAACGTAGTTGAAGTGCATCATGTTTTCATGTTGCATACAATGTACTTTGTAACGTTAACCCATTGCTGAAGTCAACGCGAGAATGATTCGCGGTTGCAAGCGACTTGACTGAGCAGTTGCAAAGGAAACCTAAAGTGAAAAGTCCAAGCTTCAACGGAACTCGCCGAAATCATGAGCTTGTGGATATGCTGCACTCTCCTTACAGTATCTGGGAGTTTGTGTGTTGTGACTTCGTACTATATCGCCTGCAAGGTGCATTAGTGATTGGGAAATATAAAAAGACGTATTTTGAAGTATGGTTTTAATAACTTTAATTGATAGTAGCAGTTGCTCCTGCAACTTAAGTAGAGATTTGACTAATTTTTCCCCAGTGCATAGTTAgaatgtttgttttccattttcctATTTGAGGTGTTAGCTGTGCAAGGAAATCTAGCAGAGGCCCTGGCTGTATTGAGAAGTGCATTAGAAATCCAAgacaaggctctgggaaatcaCCAGGAAACAACACGCTCTCATCGAGAGATTGCTCATGTGCTGAAAAAGCTTGGACGACACGAGGAAGCTAGAACCGAGGAGCTGATGGCAGAGCAAAGAACGTTATCTATTGATGATCCACAACCTGAAAACTGATGGCCTCAATGTGTGACAAGGGACAGAACCAAACCGGGCAGGTTAAAAGCATCCCCCGGTTTGACGAACACAAACCCTAAAACATACCAATTCTGGTGTTGGTTTGGTCATAGTAAATACTTATTAATTATGGTTTGGTGATAAGAAAACCTCCAACAAGGGGTCTTATCGGAGTCGTGAATCAGCGAACTGTGGAAGAGACCACCCTCGCGTAGGTTTATTGTTGTAGTGATGATATTGAACTCAactgaattttcctttttgtgtgttttttgtCGTCACAAGTGTCAATGTTCAACACTTACTTTCTTACCAATTTGCCCTTTGGacaaccagttttgtttttttttttggttgcccgtgtgttgtattttttttttttcggtggcctaccttctaaagacctgttgcccattaaaactcagaggaggcttgtaaaaatgtcaatttggtgtaaaatgtgtgtaaaatgggtttgacagaccAACACGACTCCTGGGCTGTGACCATGGTGTTCTAGTAGCCTTGgcagttttgctttgacaagcatatctttaagcgatttcctttcctataagagatcaagggagattcCTTGAATATCTCTCTGACATTaggttggttttgaattaaatacCATTTGTCCAATAGTATGTTCTTCAagcctttcaaagctggttgaaattgcgTGACTAAAgatagaattttcttgtgcgcttgttacgtggaatgccgaaggcatagcacgtcttaaaaccggtctcgtgccttttttttgttggaagtcacaaatgtgcataccccacggatattgaattacgCTCATATACTTTACCCAACCTTCACGATTATCTGCGAGCGCGTTGGACCACTCGGTCACCGTGACATACTTCCGTTGTCTAgttgaaagcaaacatttattgtggaatctttccgcccgccatgattgacacagttaaactattcaataaagtgaacagatgctctttctttgagaaaggcaagctttaaaggtaaggagaattttcgacgttatttctagatcgtgcttcgtacttgtgtgttccactgtgaacattattttgcatacaacgaatacttcattagaagtattttgcataaaacgaatactccaatatttcttgggaaccagtttgttcagccgttttgacgtagaaagaaataagaaaatagctttcaaccgccaaacaaaataaaaaattaaatcaagttttaaaaaacgaatcagctatcgccgtcacggggacttcgcagcggtctcccatccaagtacaagtacgggtgcggcttatacacgagaccattgctttcagagggagtaaactTGCTTGTAGGtgtcacaaattgaactgaaaaccttcagtaaCTAAAGATTAAACATATTGAAACCTGTTGTTGATCGGTGGTTAGAAGTGGTGGCTCCAAAAGGAGCCGGTTGTTTGCATCTTCAGGTTCTAAACCCGAATCTTGCTCGCACGTAGTTCTTTTAAGCGtttcatagaccgaatgcataaatggcggccaaaaaaatattcttttatgTGCTAAtcagcctcactagcctcgtttgcatggacaaaatataacagaaatgttgcttgagagcgaggatagtgagtctcattagcacataaacaaaagaatacatttttggccgccatttatgcattcgttcaatttgcactttgaatcagaatcgggtttgagtgagctgtatttacctgaagtacatggtaatttaacacgatcgagtttcttgtctataataataataataataattacaaaatttatatagcgctaaatttaaataaatatcctaaagcgctttacaatagtATAGATAAAAATGTCCTATAGATAATAAGCCGAAATCAATtaatataaaaaagtaaaataaataagtggaagtgaaataataataataataaaaatattaataaaaatcttgcaccaatctaataaaaaatatataaaaattctCAATTGATCATTATGTCCATAAAATTAATCAAGTCCATAcgctaatttaaaaagaaatgttttcagACCATTTTCAAAAGTCACTAAACTTTGACATTGTCTGAGGGCCAGCGGTAGCTCATTCCAAAGCTTGGGGGCAGAAGCAGCAAACGAACGGTCTCCAAATGTCTTGCAAGTCATGCGAGGGACATTTAGTAGCATCTTATCTTGACTCCGTAATGCATATCTGCCCTCGGACTTCACTTGAATGAGCTCAGACAAATAGGGAGGGGCTAGACCATGAAGAGACTTGAACACCAATAGAACAACTTTAAAGTGGATACGAAATTTGACTGGAAGCCAATGTAGCTCCATTAATGTAGGTGTTATGTGGTTAAACCGAGGCACATGACAAGTCAATCGCGCCGCAGCGTTAAGAACCCGCTGTAGTCTGTCTAATTGGTACTTAGGTATGCCATACAATAAGGAGTTACAATAGTCTAAGTGGGAAGTAACAAAGGCGTGTATCAGAGTCTTGGTGGagtcttcagagagaaattttctAATCTGACGTATGTTGTACAGACCACGAAACGCTTTGCTGCAAACTTTGCCAACATGAGAGCTCATTGTCATAGAACGATCAAACCACAATCCAAGATTTCGCACCGAGCCCACAGGCCTAATATCTGAAGTACCAACATTGATTTGATCGATGTTTACTTTGGCAAGTTGCTGTCTTGAACCAATGATAATAAACTCCGTCTTTCCATCATTTAATTTTAGATGATGGTTAATCATCCAACTCCTAACATCAGAAATGCAAGCTTCCATAGCTTGTACAGCATTGTCTTGTGACATGGAAAGTCCAGGTTGAAAAGACAGATATAACTGTGTATCGTCGGCGTATCCATGCACATTCGGAAGGTGACTTTTAACCACACGAAAAAGGCGGGAAGCatacataataaataatataggCCCTAGACAGCTCCCCTGAGGAACACCAGTGTTAACTGCAAAATCTCTAGACTGCCGACCATTAACAAGTACACGCTGTTTCCTAGACACAAGAAAGGAACTGAGCCAACAAAGTGCAGTGTCAGTAATGCCAAAATCGTTCTCAAGAATCTGAAGCATAGTGCCGTGATCAATGGTGTCAAATGCGGCACTCAAGTCTAGCAAAATCAACAAGGTAACTTCTTGCTTAtccattttcaacaaaatatcattttgtacttttaaAAGAGCCGTCTCAGTTGAGTGATGCCGTCGATAAGATGATTGATTTCTCGGAAGAGGAGCATTAGCTTCACAGTGATCGAGTACTTGAGGTATGACTACTTTCTCAGCAGTTTTCGAGATAAATGGCAAATTACTAACCGGACGAAAACTGTTAAATATCAGTTCCAGACCAAGTTTCTTGAGGAGGGGAATAACTAGAGCGAGTTTTCAGTTCTCAGGAATTACACCACTAGAAAGGGACGAGTTGATCATCTTTGCGAAAATCGGAGCCAGTTCTTTAGCACACTGTTTAACAAGCCAAGTAGGGATAGGATCAAGCTGGCAACTCGCACTTGACGCAGACATAATGATGCTCAATATTTCCTCGTCGGACACAAGGGTGGAACGTTCAAGCTTTGCTGAAGGACAGGATATGTCATAAGTTGGTAGTTCACAAACAGATTCTTGACCAATGTCCTCTTTGATTAGCTCAATTTTGCGGCAGAAGAACTCTCCGAAATCATTTGCAAGCTGTTGAGAGCAAGAATGAGGTGGTAATAAGTTATCTGAGGGCTCATTGCAAAGAGAGTTCACGACACGAAATAGCTTCTTGGAGTCACCTGCGCTTTCTTCAATCAGGTCAGAGTAGTGGTCTGTCTTAGCACATTTGAGCATAGCACAGTACTCGTTAGATACTCTTTTGTACTCCTGAATGTCAGAGGGAAGATTGCTTTTCCTCATCTTTCTTTCAAGCTTTCGCCGCTTTGCCTTAAGCAGCTTCAACTCACTGCTATACCACGGAACTCTAGGACGAACAACAGTAACTTTGCGCTGCAAAGGAGCATGCTTGTCTCGGATGCCATGCAAAATACGATCGTAGTTAGCAGCGATTTCATCACTAGGAAGACTGTAAAGTTCAGAGGCGAGAATATCTTTCTTGAAAGCAGAAATATCTATCTGTTTCCATCTACGAAAGGCCACTTCCTTCACTGTTAAAGATGGAGCTGGGATTGACAGAACACACTCCGCAAAACAGTGATcagacaaaaacaaagaagggcGTGGAGAACAAACCATTATGTCGTTGGTAGCTCGAGTTATTATAAGATCCAGCCAATGACCAGATACGTGTGTGGCGAATGTCACATGCTGTGAAAGGCCGAAAGTTTCAAGAAGATCATTCAACCTTTTGGCATCAGCGTCAGATGGATCATCCATATGGAAGTTAAAGTCACCAGCGATGACTAGAATTTCCGGACAAAGAAccacattttccaaatagagaGCAAATTCGCGGAAAAATGCACTGGGCGTGACCGGGTGCGCCTCAGAGTATGGTGGTCGATAGACAACTATGAACTTGATCGTCTTCCCATGAgcggtaaaattttaaaattagacgagaggtacttaccttgaagtgtaattgtaattctctgaagatacacggagcattatgggataactgTGCATTCCTCTTCAGTACTTGAGGTCAGCGGTCACACTTCAAAGCaaccattgtcatgcaaatgcaCCATATATAAGCAGCCTAACGCGTGACACAAATCCATTCTCCTGGAGTGCAGACTGGCTGAGGTCCCCAACACAAAGGGTGGGATAGGCATAAGCCAACACAGAAGGGTGGGAagcattatcccataatgctccgtgtatcttcagagaattacaattacacttcaaggtaagtacctctcgtctaattttaaaattctctttcgatacactccgcattatgggataactGTGCGATTTTAAAGAACCGAAGCcaggggaaaaaacaaaaatatgtgaTATGATAGAAATGAGTGCTTTAATTGTAGACTTGATACAATGGTCTGTACATAAATAAACGTTACTGAATATCTATGATAATACCAATCTGCCTGCTAATGAAGAGGGATTGGTGTTATAGACATTGCAATTATAGAAACGATTAAATGTGCGTTCTGATGACCAGTCTGCCATCTTCATAATTTAAGCTAAAGATGCGCCCCTTTAATACAATGCAGATGTAGATGTACCCCTTACACTATGTGGTTAGAATAAACTAGTGTCAATGCCTGAATCAGTCATAACAGTCTAAATCCATCTACCTAAAGTAGATAAGGAAACAGGCTCGTGTGGTTTAACATGAGAAATGAACAACTGAGATACAGTCTGCTCCCCTGACTTGCGCAGGTGTTGCGTACAATGAATACAAAATGTAACAGTGTCTGTTTAGGGCAGAGACTGAGGTTAGTGGGTAAGGATGGAATGGAAACTTCTAAAGGTTTCTTCCCAGGACGAGAAGTCTTTGTTCTGGAAGCTATGACAAATTTGATCTCATCCTCATAAATAGACATATTGTCTAAGTCCAATGAGCACAAAGTGTGTCTTCTCTGGGCCGATACCAAGGAACAAAGTGTCACAGTTCTCAAAGTACTATAGCTCTTACCCTGGTGGAATTGTTCAGCCAAGAAATTAACTAAATGGACTGCATTACCCTGAAGGGGATTGATGTGCCTCTGATCACACCAGCTACTCCAAGTCTTCCATACAGGCTTGTACTGTTTCTCAGTCCCTTTGGTCCATGAGGCACAGATGAGTTCAGTAGCCTGTGTCGAAAGTCCACCTGCCTGCAGCTGTTGGCTGATAAGATCCATGCGGCAAGTTGGAGTCTGTCGTGCAGAGGATGAAGCTTGTTGGAGTGAGCCAGGTGTAAGAGTTGAGGATCTTGAGGTAGAAGTATTGGTGTCCTGTATGACGTTCTCAGAAGGAGGGGGTACCAGCTTTACGTTGGCCATACTGGTGCAATTAGGAGAAACTGGTCCACATGCTCTCTTTCCATCTTTTCTAGCACTCTAGGGATTAGACAGAAAGGAGGAAAAGCATAGCATTTAAATGGTGTCCATAAAGTACTAAATGCATCTACAGCATAGCAGTTAGGTTCTGGATGCCAAGATATAAAAACTGGTAATTGCTTGTTAAGCCTACTGGCAAACAGATCAATGTCTGGTTTGAAAACCAAAGAGGACAAACGCTGGAAGACTGAACAATTTAGTGCCCATTCTAGCTTGTCAGAATTTTGCCTGGACATGACATCTGCTACTGTATTGTCAACTCCCGGAATAGATACTGCAGAAATGTGAATCTTCCTAGATATACACCAGTCCCAAATAGTTCTAGACAAAGTATTTAAAGAAGGGGACCTTATGCTGCCAAAATTATTGATACAAGCTACTGCAGTTGAATTATCCACTTTCAGTCTGATGTGTGCAGCAGACTTATACTGCGGAACAAATGACTGAAGTGCGTAAAAAGCAGCTAGTAACTCAAGGTGATTGATGTGAAGATCAATTTCTGACCGAGACCATGGCCCACCTGTAGCAACACCGTTACAGTGGGCCCCCCAACCAGTATTACTAGCATCACTTTCAATGAACAAAGAAATAGGCATTTCATGCAAACATTTGCCATTGTATTTGTctaagttgtgaatgacccatgCAAGATCTAGCTTTGCTTGATCACTGAGGGTAACAGTATCATCAAACGAAGCCCCCAGGTGGAGTTGATGGGACTTACAAAACTCAATTGATTTGTAATACAGCTCAAGATAGTTAATAGCAGGGAAGGCTGACACCAAGAGGCCTGTAACATGAGCTACATCCGATAAGGAGGCTACCTTTTGCTTCAAAAGGGACTGGCAGGCATTCTTGATTTTAAGAACCTTATGGTCTGGCAAAATCAATAGCATTTTTTGAGAATTGActataaaaccaagaaagaTCAGAGACTGACTTGGTTCTAAGTTAGACTTTCCAGTATTGACAATAAAACCTAAATCTGTCAAAAGATTCTTTAGAAAGGAGACATGTTCTAAACATTCCTGATGATTATGTCCAATGATGAGAATATCATCAATGAAGCTAACTAATCTGACACCATGATACCTTGCATGTGCTGTGACTGGTTTAAGAAGCTTAGTAAACACTCGCGGTGCTAGGCTGTAACCAAAAGGCAAGCATGCAAACTGGAAAATTTGATTATTCCAAAAAAACCTAAGATATTTTCTATGAGGTTGCCAGATAGGTATGCTGAAATACGCATCCTTGAGGTCAATAGAAGCTAGATAATCTCCTGGTTTAATAAGGTTTTTGACCATATCAATGttctccattttgaaatgaatcTTCTCTACAAATTCATTAAGGGGCTTGAGATTTATGACAGGCCTAAGGTCACCTGTTTTCTTAGGGACCAGAAACATATTAGAAATAAACTGGTCTTTGCAGTATGGTGCCTGCTCTATTGCCCCTTTGTGCAGAAGCTTATGAAGCTCCTGGTCAATAATCTCCTTATCTGCTACAGATAGAATTGGAGGATTAGGAAGTTTTGTTTGTACAGGTTTAGTACAAAATTCCAAATGGTACCCTGATACTGCTTCAAGTACCCAGGGGTCACTAGTAATAGATCTCCAGCTAATGAGAAAATTTGCCAGGTTTCCAGCATAAGCACCTACCTCTACTGGGAGGAGTGCTGCTTTGTAGCTGTCAAGGAATGTGGGTTGCTCTTGGGATCCCTCCTGTAGTGAGTGGTGTTGCTGCGATTCCTTGAGCCTAAAAAATATACTTTTCGGCCTTGACCCTGGTTGAAGCTAGAACCACGACCAgatgtatttcttttatctcCACGCCTTGTTCCAGGAGAGGTCTGACTAGGGCCGAGTTTCTTCGCCATTTTGTTCACCTCCGCAATTTCTTTGATCTGTTTAGGCAGCTCATCTCCAAAAAGCCATTTCCCAGGAGGAGTATTCTTGCTGCATAAAGAGCGGTAGCTGGGATTCACGAATTCTCTCATTGTTTCCCTTCTTACAAGGGAAAGTCTGAATGATGCATTGCAAAGTAATGTAATAGCATCAACGAGAGGAGTAATGAAGGAGTCGGGCTTCAATTCCGACTTGGTCTTTTGAGCGTTCAAGATCTTTTCTACTAACTCAATAACTGGTTGTACTCCCTTGGTAATACCTCTCTGGGCCTCTTGCAGTGCAAGATCCTTGGTCCTTGCCTGCCTGGCTAACTCAAACCAGAATTCAAGGTTGACCTTTGGTACACACAAGAAATCACAATTTTCGGGTGCTTTGTACTTAGCCTCAATTTCCTTCAGCTTGGAATCCAATGCTTTT from Montipora capricornis isolate CH-2021 chromosome 2, ASM3666992v2, whole genome shotgun sequence includes the following:
- the LOC138038433 gene encoding uncharacterized protein gives rise to the protein MDKALNESTNISTLEASDVNMPEAGEKLEANDNIDDFEVDIEDLKSQLGLHELFSSMESMKSLISQVTASKRPASGPLVANLAKRSLAAAADESQPTRVASVTDAGSFDPSQPISCTDTTAEAAELDLPSIFDDSDAKGPKVSEVLALRVNEACTKKALDSKLKEIEAKYKAPENCDFLCVPKVNLEFWFELARQARTKDLALQEAQRGITKGVQPVIELVEKILNAQKTKSELKPDSFITPLVDAITLLCNASFRLSLVRRETMREFVNPSYRSLCSKNTPPGKWLFGDELPKQIKEIAEVNKMAKKLGPSQTSPGTRRGDKRNTSGRGSSFNQGQGRKVYFLGSRNRSNTTHYRRDPKSNPHSLTATKQHSSQ